GAACCTATCCGGATGTCGTTAATGTTGGCGTATGGCGTTACGTATTTCGCGATTCTCTTCATGTCGGGCGTTTTCATGACGATACCCTCTCTCCTCTCCCGGCTGAACCTTTCGATCAGCTCATGCAGCTCTTCAATTTTTGAACGGTCGTAGAGGCCGAAAGTTTCAACGTGACGAATGCCGTACTCCTCGGCAAGCTTGAGCCTCTCCTCCACCGGAAGGCTCCTCCCCGTTCCCTTCTCCTGGATGTCAAAGAGGAAGAACTCAATGTCCTCCTTCACGTAGGGTGGCCCCTCCACGATGTACGGGCTTTCGGGCCCGGCCATCTCGCCGGCCAGGACTAGGTTGGGGTAGTCCCTGAAGAACTCCTCGTTCACGAAGTCAAGTATCCTCTCAGTCGTGAAGGGGCAGACAAAACCTCCCCTGGTGAGGGCGAGAACCCTGTCTCGAACCTTGACGACACGGACGTTGTAGCCGTCCACTTTCTCCTCGACGTAGAAGGGTTTGTTCTTGAAGACCCTCTTTATCCCCCTCTCCAGCTGGACAACGCGCTTTATGTGAGGAAACCCCAGGACAACGTCACCGTTCTCAAAGACAACGGTTCCACGCCGGAAGCCCTTGGCAGAATCGCGAAAGCGAACGTATCTGATGCCTTCGAATTCACCCTCCACCACTCCACCCTTACCCTCGAGAACGGCCAGCCTGTCCTCAGGAACGCCAAGCTTGAGAAGCATTGCCCTAAAGCTTGAGCTTACCATCATCCCACCACTCTAAGTTGGACTGCATCGTTAATAATCATTATGAATATATGGCAAAAACCACTGGGTCGAGGTACAAACGCAACAGGTTATGAAAATGTAGAAGAGGACAAGCGCTTCAGCGCTTCATGGTCGAGAGAACCTTGCTGGTGATGTCGTTGCCTTCCTTGTCGTATATTCTGTAGTAGGCGCTGTAGGGCAGCTTCATCTTGGCCCTGTGCATGGCGCCGAGGGCGAACTTGAGGTGGTTCTCGTTCACC
The Thermococcus radiotolerans genome window above contains:
- a CDS encoding RNA ligase — its product is MVSSSFRAMLLKLGVPEDRLAVLEGKGGVVEGEFEGIRYVRFRDSAKGFRRGTVVFENGDVVLGFPHIKRVVQLERGIKRVFKNKPFYVEEKVDGYNVRVVKVRDRVLALTRGGFVCPFTTERILDFVNEEFFRDYPNLVLAGEMAGPESPYIVEGPPYVKEDIEFFLFDIQEKGTGRSLPVEERLKLAEEYGIRHVETFGLYDRSKIEELHELIERFSRERREGIVMKTPDMKRIAKYVTPYANINDIRIGSHIFFDLPHGYFMGRIKRLAFYLAEKHVKGEEFDEYAKALGKAILRPFVESIHEVANGGEVEEVFTVRVKNISTAHRMVTHFERLGVKIHIEDIEDLRNGYWRITFKRVYPDATREMRELWNGLAFVD